A part of Blastopirellula marina genomic DNA contains:
- a CDS encoding transglutaminase-like domain-containing protein, translating into MPSLRRHFAWVLLLGIVATGLAGCDGPRPATPANSQKKDSQPPFAISEEIEFADEVAKIDSPNAEWGAIVYQGEKIGFVLSNYENIQGDDGPAVRTTMVERMALRRAGQVLNIRIENVFLETPNGHLKEFSTKIEEGTAVKRFTGKVSEDGKTLNILSESTAGIARSTDKVQWQPEFGGLYATYGLTRNPPLKAGEKRETTALVPSLNQPGMMRAEAMEEELVKMLDGSSVRLLKGRSITQIRGQPVLESTIWLDDDGDIVKSTSPIQQIEIYRCTKEFALSKNKPVSFDLVTDTMVPVKGMPRVNVSQLPELTYRLQLKGSNPADVFPSRTNQTLTSVDDHTADLQVWQVRPGTTLPESLQNGDNPTPEDLASSPLIEVNSPAVQELVKQVTLPPEGDWQKALALEKFVHQTIQQKDFSQGFLSAAAVAKQKVGDCTEHSVLLIALLRANKIPARGAVGLVYVDLGTKQGFAYHMWTEAWIKDRWVPLDATRGTGGIGVDYIKVTQSSLNGSSAFASFLPVTQVIGQLNVDVLEAN; encoded by the coding sequence ATGCCTTCTCTCCGCCGCCACTTCGCATGGGTTTTGCTGCTTGGAATTGTCGCGACCGGTCTTGCCGGTTGTGACGGCCCAAGACCTGCGACTCCGGCAAATTCGCAGAAAAAAGATTCTCAGCCCCCTTTCGCGATCAGCGAAGAGATCGAATTCGCAGATGAGGTGGCCAAGATCGATTCACCCAACGCAGAATGGGGAGCGATCGTCTACCAAGGGGAGAAAATCGGGTTCGTTCTATCCAACTATGAAAACATCCAAGGAGACGACGGCCCAGCGGTTCGGACCACGATGGTTGAACGAATGGCTCTACGGAGGGCCGGCCAGGTTCTCAACATCCGGATTGAAAACGTCTTTCTGGAAACTCCGAACGGCCATCTCAAGGAATTCAGCACGAAGATTGAGGAAGGTACCGCCGTTAAGCGGTTTACCGGCAAGGTCAGCGAAGATGGGAAGACGCTTAACATATTGAGCGAAAGTACCGCTGGAATTGCCCGCTCGACAGATAAGGTCCAGTGGCAGCCAGAATTTGGTGGGCTGTACGCGACGTACGGTCTAACGCGTAATCCCCCTCTCAAAGCGGGCGAGAAACGCGAGACGACCGCTTTGGTTCCTTCCTTGAACCAACCTGGGATGATGCGTGCCGAGGCGATGGAAGAAGAACTTGTCAAAATGCTGGATGGTTCGAGTGTTCGCTTACTGAAAGGACGCTCGATCACCCAGATTAGGGGCCAGCCGGTGCTGGAATCGACGATTTGGCTGGATGACGACGGGGATATTGTGAAGTCGACTTCACCTATTCAACAAATCGAAATCTACCGCTGCACCAAGGAGTTTGCGCTTAGCAAGAACAAACCCGTCTCGTTCGACCTGGTCACCGATACGATGGTTCCTGTGAAGGGCATGCCACGGGTCAATGTATCGCAGTTGCCAGAGTTAACGTATCGCTTGCAGTTGAAGGGAAGCAACCCAGCGGATGTTTTCCCTTCGCGAACGAACCAGACTTTGACTTCGGTCGATGATCACACGGCCGATTTGCAGGTTTGGCAGGTTCGCCCAGGGACGACACTGCCCGAATCGTTGCAGAATGGCGATAATCCGACGCCCGAAGATCTGGCCTCAAGTCCGCTGATTGAAGTCAACTCTCCGGCTGTTCAGGAGTTGGTGAAACAAGTTACGTTGCCTCCGGAAGGAGATTGGCAAAAGGCTTTGGCACTCGAGAAGTTTGTCCATCAGACCATTCAGCAGAAAGACTTCTCGCAAGGATTTCTTTCCGCGGCGGCTGTTGCCAAGCAAAAGGTTGGGGACTGTACGGAACACTCGGTACTGCTGATCGCCCTGCTGCGAGCCAACAAGATACCAGCTCGAGGTGCCGTTGGCTTGGTTTACGTCGACTTAGGAACCAAGCAAGGTTTTGCCTACCACATGTGGACTGAAGCCTGGATCAAGGATCGCTGGGTGCCTTTGGACGCCACGCGTGGGACAGGCGGAATCGGCGTTGATTATATAAAGGTTACCCAATCAAGCTTGAATGGATCGAGCGCATTTGCCTCGTTCCTTCCCGTGACTCAAGTCATCGGCCAGTTGAACGTTGATGTGCTCGAAGCGAATTAA
- a CDS encoding DUF4332 domain-containing protein, with translation MHLLFDILYAAHANGTHHKLAMDALNHLHGDDAPRRRNLFLKYYEPYLRGSKDPDKKFKDFRNHVLHVSQDYWGGAEKATRKWYDALVESLRDQKWSDAAYHAGVLSHYYSDPIMPFHTAQSEAENNIHRAVEWSISCSYDRLRATAVLRGQLGVRVPTGEDWLEQMVREGAEKSHQQYHVLIDHYNFKQGRRNPPRGLDVVCRDTVSALLGHAIGGFARILEHAFDEAAVTPPRVLLVAETVLATLEMPIQWVTHRMENKQQAELIRQMFREYQKTGKVERNLPEDVRAVRDELLGGPVEDGEKPAATPLHAGYDLPEVNLASLTRSRLGHDSTVKSPKPKPPKPIAQPPAEVPQPEPVKSLPVKAEPARVEAKKEESPNEDPALHREPDLSRERGLRSVPEPEPTKHDDRLESIEEATSEFQPLKGVKIRPKLPPKKKLASKTDQRDVDPPIVKSPKPADLKIAQPESIEQESPVAKSGVEQVETKAEEKPAIKERAIEEKKPVEGKPLKFYLEASDPVVDAPSIGNKTAKRLNGVGIRTVAQLIAADPDAVAPKIKVHHITADVLAEWQAQATLVCRIPMLRGHDAQLLTGCGYENPEAIARADADMLLIEVEEYAETAAGDRILRGSSPPDLAEVTNWIAWARQARRLQAA, from the coding sequence ATGCATTTGTTGTTTGATATTCTGTACGCCGCGCATGCGAATGGGACGCACCATAAGCTGGCGATGGATGCATTGAACCATTTGCACGGCGACGATGCTCCACGACGTCGCAATCTCTTTCTGAAGTATTACGAGCCTTATCTGCGTGGTTCGAAAGACCCGGATAAGAAGTTTAAAGACTTTCGCAATCATGTGCTGCACGTCTCGCAGGATTACTGGGGTGGCGCCGAGAAGGCCACGCGGAAATGGTACGACGCCCTCGTGGAATCTCTGAGGGATCAAAAATGGTCGGATGCCGCCTATCACGCGGGCGTGCTAAGTCATTATTACAGCGACCCGATCATGCCGTTTCATACGGCCCAGTCCGAGGCCGAGAACAATATCCATCGGGCAGTCGAGTGGAGTATCAGTTGCAGTTACGACCGTTTACGCGCCACCGCTGTGTTGCGGGGCCAGCTCGGCGTGCGCGTACCAACCGGCGAGGACTGGCTCGAGCAGATGGTCCGCGAAGGGGCCGAGAAATCGCATCAGCAATACCACGTGCTCATCGATCATTACAATTTCAAGCAAGGGAGACGGAACCCGCCTCGTGGGCTCGATGTTGTTTGCCGTGATACGGTTTCGGCTTTATTGGGGCATGCGATCGGCGGGTTTGCGAGGATTCTAGAGCACGCGTTCGATGAAGCTGCGGTCACCCCGCCTCGCGTGCTGCTGGTCGCTGAAACGGTTCTCGCAACGCTGGAGATGCCGATTCAGTGGGTGACCCACCGTATGGAAAACAAGCAGCAGGCGGAGCTTATTCGACAGATGTTCCGCGAATACCAGAAAACGGGCAAGGTTGAACGCAATTTGCCTGAAGATGTTCGTGCCGTTCGCGACGAACTGCTCGGCGGCCCAGTCGAAGATGGTGAGAAGCCCGCGGCGACCCCGCTGCACGCTGGTTACGATCTGCCGGAAGTTAACCTGGCCAGCCTGACACGGAGTCGTTTGGGACATGATTCCACCGTGAAGTCACCCAAGCCGAAACCTCCTAAGCCCATCGCCCAACCGCCCGCGGAGGTACCCCAGCCAGAGCCGGTTAAGTCGCTGCCCGTGAAAGCCGAACCGGCTCGTGTCGAAGCCAAGAAGGAAGAATCACCGAACGAGGACCCTGCCCTGCACCGTGAGCCAGACCTGTCCCGCGAAAGAGGGCTGCGATCTGTGCCGGAACCTGAACCGACGAAGCATGACGATCGCTTGGAATCCATCGAGGAGGCCACGTCGGAGTTCCAGCCATTGAAGGGCGTCAAGATTCGACCGAAGCTTCCGCCGAAGAAGAAGCTGGCGAGTAAAACGGATCAGCGCGACGTCGATCCGCCAATCGTGAAGTCTCCCAAGCCAGCAGATTTGAAAATCGCTCAGCCGGAGTCCATTGAGCAAGAATCGCCAGTGGCAAAATCAGGCGTGGAACAGGTCGAGACTAAGGCGGAAGAGAAACCAGCGATTAAAGAGAGGGCGATCGAAGAGAAGAAGCCCGTCGAAGGGAAGCCGCTAAAGTTCTACCTGGAAGCTAGTGATCCGGTAGTTGATGCTCCGTCTATTGGAAACAAGACGGCAAAGCGTCTCAACGGCGTCGGAATCCGGACGGTTGCTCAGTTGATTGCTGCCGATCCAGATGCTGTCGCTCCCAAGATCAAAGTTCACCATATCACGGCCGATGTTCTCGCCGAGTGGCAGGCTCAAGCAACGCTTGTATGCCGAATTCCGATGCTTCGTGGGCATGATGCTCAGCTGCTAACTGGTTGTGGCTACGAGAATCCTGAAGCGATCGCCAGAGCCGATGCCGACATGCTGCTGATCGAAGTGGAAGAATATGCCGAAACGGCGGCGGGAGATCGCATCTTGCGTGGTAGCTCACCACCCGACTTGGCGGAAGTGACCAATTGGATTGCATGGGCTCGGCAAGCTCGCAGGTTGCAAGCCGCGTAA
- a CDS encoding pyridoxal phosphate-dependent aminotransferase, producing the protein MTHPWIAERTASFDSSGIRKVFDLAANMTDPINLSIGQPDFDVPDEVKQAAIDAIEGGRNGYALTQGMPILRDKLQTQIDDEYGHSDRKVFVSSGTSGGLVLTMLAMVNPGDEVIIFDPYFVMYASLVKLVGGKPVILGTYPDFKIDVDKVADAITDKTKLILLNSPANPTGIVAKKEEVAALAKLAAEKNIAIVSDEIYRLFTYDDSFASPASYNENTIVIDGFSKSYGMTGWRLGFVHGPAAVIDTMIKLQQYTFVCAPQPVQWAGAAAMEVDMTDHVNAYRVKRDKLIDGLSDLYEIAKPEGAFYVFPKAPWGTGSEFVAKAIENNLLIIPGNIFSGQDTHFRISYAASDATIDRGIEVLRKLAKQGA; encoded by the coding sequence ATGACCCATCCCTGGATCGCAGAACGAACGGCTTCCTTCGATAGCAGCGGCATTCGTAAGGTCTTTGACCTGGCCGCTAATATGACCGACCCGATCAATCTTTCAATCGGTCAGCCAGACTTTGATGTGCCGGATGAGGTTAAACAAGCCGCGATCGATGCGATTGAGGGTGGTCGCAATGGGTATGCCCTGACGCAAGGAATGCCCATTCTTCGTGATAAGCTGCAAACGCAAATCGACGACGAATATGGCCATAGCGACCGCAAAGTGTTCGTGTCGTCCGGAACAAGTGGTGGGCTTGTCTTGACGATGTTGGCGATGGTGAACCCCGGAGACGAGGTGATCATCTTCGATCCCTACTTCGTGATGTACGCCTCGCTGGTGAAGTTGGTCGGTGGAAAGCCGGTCATCTTGGGAACCTATCCGGATTTTAAGATCGACGTCGACAAAGTTGCCGATGCGATCACTGATAAGACCAAGCTGATCTTGTTGAACAGTCCCGCGAATCCGACGGGAATTGTTGCCAAAAAGGAAGAAGTCGCCGCCTTGGCCAAGTTGGCCGCGGAAAAGAATATTGCGATCGTCTCGGACGAGATTTATCGTCTGTTTACCTATGACGACAGCTTCGCGTCTCCGGCTTCGTACAACGAGAACACGATCGTGATCGATGGCTTCTCGAAGAGCTACGGCATGACAGGCTGGCGGCTCGGATTCGTCCATGGCCCAGCAGCTGTGATCGACACGATGATCAAGCTACAGCAGTACACATTTGTGTGTGCCCCCCAGCCGGTTCAATGGGCGGGTGCGGCGGCGATGGAAGTCGACATGACTGACCACGTGAACGCGTATCGTGTGAAGCGAGACAAGCTGATCGATGGTTTGTCCGACTTGTACGAGATTGCCAAGCCGGAAGGGGCATTCTATGTCTTTCCGAAGGCGCCTTGGGGAACGGGAAGCGAATTTGTCGCTAAGGCGATCGAGAACAACTTGCTGATCATCCCGGGCAACATCTTCAGTGGCCAGGATACCCATTTCCGGATTTCGTATGCCGCGTCCGATGCGACGATTGATCGCGGAATTGAAGTGCTTCGCAAGCTTGCCAAGCAAGGGGCCTAG
- a CDS encoding bis(5'-nucleosyl)-tetraphosphatase, which yields MSDTSLPQTRACGFLIVKGNPIESFLLMKHPKRWDLPKGHVDDGETDMECALRELEEETGITADDITVDPAFRYQLQYEVHYKRKFGGSDALKTVVYFLARLERDVKLNLTEHGDAKWFPWKPPHDIQEQTINPLLAAVAQHVAASSAD from the coding sequence ATGTCCGATACCTCGCTACCGCAGACCAGAGCCTGCGGTTTTCTGATCGTGAAAGGAAACCCGATCGAGTCTTTCTTGTTGATGAAGCACCCTAAGCGATGGGATCTTCCCAAGGGGCATGTCGATGACGGGGAAACTGACATGGAGTGTGCGCTCCGGGAACTGGAAGAAGAAACCGGCATCACGGCCGATGACATTACGGTCGATCCAGCTTTCCGCTACCAACTACAGTATGAAGTGCACTACAAGAGGAAGTTCGGCGGTAGCGATGCCTTAAAGACGGTCGTTTACTTCCTCGCTCGACTCGAACGAGACGTCAAGCTGAATCTCACGGAGCATGGCGATGCCAAGTGGTTCCCCTGGAAGCCGCCGCACGACATTCAAGAGCAAACCATCAATCCGCTATTGGCTGCCGTCGCACAACACGTGGCCGCAAGTTCAGCCGACTAA
- a CDS encoding sulfotransferase family protein — protein sequence MNASSPAADNSTKPADSKPAKKPKANSYPWYTPRVWHGMRMGTWSSLLAKNGFKVHPTKLGLAFTVSAFSINNSICHQLQRLAFGKQIDNAKIETPIFILGHWRSGTTLLHELMSSDDRYATPNTIQCFAPNMFLIYGRLIEKYFNMFMPRNRPMDNMTMGWSKPQEDEFGVLSLGEMSPYVRMAFPNNAKPEPDYLDLAAVSDEDREAWLDTLDLFMRMVTVQEKKPLILKSPTHTGRIGELAKRYPDARFIHIARDPYDVFASTVRLWHTMDEVQSFQVSKDDYREYVFDCFERMYAAYERGLAEVPAERVSHTRYEDLVQDPVAELRRVYDSIGLDGFDRIEPGVKEYSERTKDFRRNRHTMDDATRQEIQRRWRGYFERHGYPLDEA from the coding sequence TTGAACGCATCATCCCCCGCTGCTGACAATTCCACCAAGCCGGCTGATAGCAAGCCTGCCAAGAAGCCGAAGGCTAACAGCTATCCGTGGTACACCCCCCGGGTATGGCACGGGATGCGAATGGGGACCTGGAGTAGTCTGTTAGCGAAGAATGGTTTCAAGGTTCACCCCACGAAGCTAGGTCTGGCGTTCACGGTCTCGGCCTTTTCGATCAATAACAGTATCTGTCACCAGCTGCAGCGATTGGCTTTTGGTAAGCAGATCGATAATGCCAAGATCGAGACACCGATCTTCATTTTGGGGCATTGGCGAAGCGGCACCACGCTGCTGCATGAGCTGATGTCGTCCGACGATCGCTACGCCACCCCGAATACCATTCAGTGCTTCGCGCCCAATATGTTTCTGATATACGGGCGATTGATCGAGAAGTACTTCAATATGTTCATGCCCCGCAATCGTCCGATGGACAACATGACGATGGGGTGGTCGAAGCCACAGGAGGATGAGTTCGGTGTACTGAGCTTGGGGGAGATGTCGCCTTATGTACGAATGGCTTTTCCTAACAATGCCAAGCCAGAGCCCGATTATCTCGACTTAGCTGCCGTTTCTGATGAAGATCGGGAGGCTTGGCTCGACACGCTGGATTTGTTTATGCGAATGGTGACTGTTCAGGAAAAGAAGCCGCTCATTCTCAAGTCGCCAACCCATACCGGCCGCATCGGTGAACTGGCCAAACGGTACCCTGATGCCCGCTTTATCCATATTGCCCGTGATCCGTACGATGTTTTCGCCTCAACCGTGCGGTTATGGCACACGATGGACGAAGTGCAATCATTTCAGGTTTCGAAGGATGATTACCGTGAGTATGTCTTCGATTGCTTTGAACGGATGTATGCGGCCTACGAACGAGGCCTAGCGGAAGTTCCAGCAGAACGAGTCAGCCATACTCGCTACGAAGATCTGGTTCAGGACCCGGTCGCAGAGCTGCGCCGCGTTTATGACTCGATCGGCCTGGATGGCTTCGATCGGATTGAGCCAGGCGTAAAAGAATATTCTGAACGAACGAAGGACTTTCGCCGCAATCGCCACACTATGGACGACGCCACGCGACAAGAGATTCAGCGTCGCTGGCGAGGTTACTTCGAGCGGCATGGCTATCCACTGGATGAAGCGTAG
- the flhA gene encoding flagellar biosynthesis protein FlhA gives MPLPTPLMNLLLTANITAGVIILLTTIYVKTPLEFNIFPSLLLATTLARLVLNVATTRLILTGAAEDGMDAAGGVIQSFGEFVAGDRVEVGIIIFIIIVLIQFLVITKGATRISEVAARFALDGMPGRQMAIDADLNAGIIDEVEAQQRRAEITQQADFFGAMDGASKFVRGDAIAGIVITLINIVGGLIIGVTSGMDVLEAAQVYTKLTIGDGLVSQVPAFLISLAAGLLVTRSTEETNLPVEFIRQLFSRPEALGVAGCFLGLLVFSGLPTLPLVLIGAGCVSIAVMTKRGQKEKQDKSEAAETEKKAKEEQEAAKKDDRIEDYLTVDPMEMELGVGLVRLAAPARGGDLLPRITGVRQNVASEIGVILPKVRIRDNMRLNENQYRIKISNNVVAENVVYPDGLLAIAMAGAKGDLPGQKTRDPAFNQPAVWIEPGLRPQAEMMGYTIVEPTSVLATHLQRVAKKHADELLTRDATKHLLDELKETSPAVVDELVPGAMKVGDVQGVLQLLLREEVSIRQLARILETLGDNISRTKDPVWLTEFVRHKLARSICTKYRDGENRIHVVPMDPAMQDRIASGIDMERGAFARMSPQAIEMTCKSIATGVEKLREIGKPPIVLVNPQIRPAVKQLTGNFIPDLIVLSHNEITRDTMIESMGLISDAMPGNPPPGKGPQPQ, from the coding sequence ATGCCGTTGCCGACTCCGCTGATGAACTTACTTCTCACAGCAAATATCACGGCCGGCGTGATCATTTTGCTCACGACCATCTACGTGAAAACTCCTCTCGAGTTCAATATTTTCCCCTCACTGCTTCTGGCCACGACGCTTGCCCGCTTGGTTTTGAATGTCGCAACAACGCGATTGATTCTGACCGGGGCAGCCGAAGACGGTATGGACGCGGCTGGTGGCGTGATCCAAAGCTTTGGCGAATTCGTCGCTGGCGACCGCGTCGAAGTCGGGATCATCATCTTTATCATCATCGTGCTCATTCAGTTCTTGGTGATCACCAAGGGTGCCACGCGTATCAGTGAAGTGGCTGCCCGTTTCGCGTTAGATGGGATGCCCGGTCGCCAGATGGCAATCGATGCCGACCTTAACGCGGGAATCATCGACGAAGTCGAAGCGCAACAGCGTCGTGCCGAAATTACCCAGCAAGCCGACTTCTTCGGGGCCATGGACGGTGCAAGTAAGTTCGTACGTGGCGATGCGATCGCTGGTATCGTGATCACGTTGATCAATATCGTGGGTGGCCTGATCATTGGTGTCACCTCCGGCATGGACGTGCTGGAAGCGGCTCAGGTTTATACCAAGCTAACCATCGGTGACGGCCTGGTAAGCCAAGTTCCAGCGTTTTTGATTTCGCTCGCCGCCGGTTTGCTGGTCACAAGAAGCACGGAAGAAACGAATCTACCGGTCGAATTCATTCGCCAGTTGTTTTCCCGTCCGGAAGCACTGGGCGTTGCGGGCTGCTTCCTCGGATTGTTGGTCTTCTCTGGATTGCCAACGCTTCCTCTGGTGCTGATCGGTGCTGGCTGCGTCAGCATCGCCGTGATGACGAAGCGAGGGCAAAAAGAAAAGCAGGACAAATCCGAAGCCGCTGAAACCGAAAAGAAGGCCAAGGAAGAGCAGGAAGCCGCAAAGAAGGACGACCGCATCGAGGACTACCTCACCGTCGACCCGATGGAGATGGAACTGGGTGTTGGCTTGGTTCGCCTGGCTGCTCCGGCTCGGGGTGGCGATCTGCTACCACGCATCACCGGTGTCCGGCAAAACGTCGCCAGCGAAATCGGCGTGATCCTGCCGAAGGTCCGTATCCGCGACAACATGCGGCTCAACGAAAACCAGTATCGCATCAAGATCAGCAATAACGTGGTCGCAGAAAACGTCGTCTACCCCGATGGCCTTCTGGCAATTGCCATGGCAGGTGCCAAAGGAGATTTACCAGGCCAGAAAACACGCGATCCAGCATTCAACCAACCTGCTGTTTGGATCGAACCGGGCCTGCGACCACAAGCAGAAATGATGGGTTACACCATCGTTGAACCGACCTCGGTGCTGGCAACTCACTTGCAACGTGTGGCGAAGAAGCACGCGGACGAACTGCTTACCCGCGACGCAACCAAGCACCTGTTGGACGAACTGAAAGAAACCTCACCCGCCGTGGTCGACGAGCTAGTCCCTGGCGCGATGAAGGTTGGCGACGTCCAAGGTGTGCTGCAGTTGTTGCTACGAGAAGAAGTCTCGATCCGTCAGCTGGCCCGCATATTGGAAACACTAGGCGACAATATCAGCCGCACCAAAGATCCTGTTTGGCTGACCGAATTCGTTCGACACAAGCTGGCACGTTCGATCTGTACCAAATACCGCGACGGGGAAAACCGCATTCATGTCGTTCCCATGGATCCCGCGATGCAAGATCGCATTGCCTCTGGCATCGACATGGAACGAGGTGCCTTCGCTCGCATGAGCCCACAGGCCATTGAAATGACTTGTAAGTCGATTGCAACTGGAGTCGAGAAGCTTCGGGAAATTGGTAAGCCGCCGATCGTATTGGTCAATCCGCAGATTCGCCCCGCCGTGAAACAGCTAACCGGCAACTTCATTCCCGACCTGATCGTACTCAGTCATAACGAAATTACCCGCGACACGATGATCGAATCGATGGGCCTCATCAGCGATGCAATGCCCGGCAATCCACCTCCCGGCAAAGGCCCGCAGCCTCAGTAA